From a region of the Zingiber officinale cultivar Zhangliang chromosome 4B, Zo_v1.1, whole genome shotgun sequence genome:
- the LOC121974668 gene encoding ACT domain-containing protein ACR6-like, producing the protein MGSERYQEGQVDDDEYAKLIRKMNSPRVGIDNDACDHATIVQVDCVCKHGILLELVQVLTDLNLVIKKAYITSDASWFMFVFNVTDGAGNKLQDHKTLNYLKTALESSACSITSLPSSVDILPSKDFTLIELTGNDRPGLLSEVCAVLKDLHCNVVKAEVWTHNTRAAAVIQVADESTLQAIEDRNRLSRIKDLLYNVLKGDSHTSRAKMVVSEGLAHTERRLHRLMFDDRDYEQTGVAKGPKKSRSQVTVTNCVDRHYTVVMLRSKDRPKLLFDTLCTLSDMHYLVFHASIDATRSEAYQEFYLRHSDGHSVSSETEQHQIIRCLEAAIERRVSEGLELELHADDRIGLLSDITRVFREYGLCIRRAAIATDGGKAFDTFYVSETASNRVDAKTIDCIRRQIGQTILRVKQTPSLSPKPSGEAEASATSLLLRVFFKVCSFHNVRV; encoded by the exons ATGGGGAGCGAGAGGTATCAAGAAGGGCAGGTGGATGATGATGAATACGCGAAGCTCATCAGGAAGATGAATTCTCCAAG GGTTGGAATAGACAATGATGCTTGTGATCACGCTACAATTGTCCAA GTCGATTGTGTGTGTAAACATGGGATCCTTCTTGAGCTTGTTCAAGTCCTTACTGATCTAAACCTTGTCATCAAGAAGGCCTACATAACTTCTGATGCAAGCTGGTTCATGTTTG TCTTCAATGTCACTGATGGAGCGGGAAACAAGCTTCAGGACCATAAGACCCTCAATTATTTGAAAACA GCACTCGAGTCGAGTGCTTGTTCCATCACTTCGCTCCCTAGTTCAGTTGACATCCTTCCCTCAAAGGATTTCACTTTGATCGAGCTAACTGGGAATGACAGACCAGGTCTTCTATCGGAGGTCTGCGCCGTCCTCAAAGACCTGCACTGCAATGTAGTGAAAGCTGAGGTATGGACCCATAACACCCGAGCTGCCGCCGTAATCCAAGTCGCCGATGAGTCCACCCTTCAGGCCATCGAGGATCGAAACCGATTGTCGAGAATCAAAGACCTCTTGTACAACGTCCTCAAGGGTGACAGCCACACTAGTAGAGCCAAGATGGTGGTCTCCGAGGGTCTTGCCCACACCGAGAGGAGGCTGCACCGGTTGATGTTCGACGACCGCGATTACGAGCAAACTGGAGTGGCAAAAGGACCTAAGAAATCAAGGTCACAAGTCACCGTTACCAATTGCGTGGACAGGCACTACACGGTAGTCATGTTGAGGTCCAAGGATCGACCAAAGCTTCTATTTGATACTCTTTGTACGCTCTCTGATATGCACTATTTGGTGTTCCATGCCTCCATTGATGCAACAAGGAGCGAAGCCTATCAG GAATTCTATTTGCGGCACAGCGATGGCCACTCGGTGAGTTCAGAAACCGAACAGCATCAAATCATACGGTGTCTTGAGGCAGCTATCGAGAGACGAGTATCTGAG GGACTAGAACTGGAGCTGCACGCTGACGACAGGATTGGGCTTTTATCGGATATCACTCGGGTGTTTCGCGAGTATGGCCTGTGCATCCGAAGAGCAGCGATAGCAACGGATGGCGGCAAGGCGTTCGACACTTTCTATGTTTCGGAGACGGCAAGCAATCGTGTTGATGCCAAGACCATAGATTGCATAAGGAGACAGATAGGGCAGACAATTCTGAGAGTGAAGCAAACCCCTAGTTTATCTCCGAAACCTAGTGGAGAAGCAGAGGCCAGTGCCACCAGTCTTCTTCTTAGGGTTTTCTTCAAGGTGTGTTCATTTCACAATGTCAGAGTTTGA